One Stenotrophomonas maltophilia R551-3 genomic window, CAGTAAACGATCATTGATCTTCAAGCGAGAGCGTTGCCGGCCGTTCCAGCCAGCCACCCGCGCCATCCGGCACCAGTTCGATCAGCTCCACGCGGTCCTCGAAGACCGCCGTGGCCCGTCCGTCGCTCTGCCCCAGGTAACCGCCCGGGCGCACCCGGTAGGTCACCTTGTCCGGTCCCATCACCAGCGCGACAGTGCCTGCGCCGGTGCCGATGGTGCCGACCATGTCCAGTGCGTCCAGCGGGAAGCCTTCCAGCGGCTCCTTGCGCCGGTTCGGATCCGGCCGCAACCCACCGCTCCCC contains:
- a CDS encoding pilus assembly protein PilP; this translates as MAAAVLLLAACGRGVTSTPGDAPNLEKWVEGERARPAQPLEPLPVMQQFETFEYSAQGMRDPFTDAWTNPQGSGGLRPDPNRRKEPLEGFPLDALDMVGTIGTGAGTVALVMGPDKVTYRVRPGGYLGQSDGRATAVFEDRVELIELVPDGAGGWLERPATLSLEDQ